Part of the Leptospira yasudae genome is shown below.
ATTTCAATAAGAAGTCCTGAAACCGTGCGGTTTCCGATGACTTACGTTACATTCAAAATTTTTAATATGTAGGCCGAAAGAAATTCGGCCGCCTTATGAAACTCCCGCGCCTGCAATTCTTCCGGACGTTTGTCGAGATCGATCTCCGCTTTTTCCAAAGCCTGAAAACATTCCGAACGAAACGATTCCTCCGAAAAAAGTTTCGACGTTTGCACTTCGTTCGGAAGGGAAGCGATCGGCGCGTCCCGAAAGGAAGAAGTTAGTTTTTTTCTTTTTCCCCAAAAGGCGGTTCTGCAAAGACATTCGAGCGCGGTAAAACCGAATTCATTCGGAAATACCGGAGCGGCTTTGAATTCTAAGATGGAAGAATCCACGTTCGGTCTCGGATAAAACGCTCCGGCTTTGATATCCTTTTTCAAACTCCAATTTCCGTAAGCGGAAAGATAAAATCGGATCGAAGAAGGTTCGTTGGAAATTCGTTTCGCGAATTCTTTTTGAACCAAGAACGCCGCGCCTTTGAGTCCTTTCAGATTTTTTACGGCGCTTAACGTAAGTTCCGAAGAGATGTAGTAGGGAAGATTTCCGAAAAGATAAACCGACTCTCGGGAATATTCGGGAAGAAAATCGAGCGCGTCTCCTTCTCTCAGTTCGAACTCGGGAAGATATTCCCGAAGCCAGTTCGCATATACGGGATCGATTTCAAAGAGCGTCACCGGTCTTTGAAATTCCAAAAGCCCGTGCGAGATTGCGCCGAGTCCCGGGCCGATTTCCAAGATTCGATCGATGCGCGTAACAAGGTCGGAACTCAGACAGGAAAGGATGGTTTGGATCGCGTTGGGATCGATTAAAAAGTTCTGTCCCCATTTTTTCAAGGGCGCGGAGGATCTTGACTCCAGAAATTTCCGGATCTCAGTAACCTTCCGAAATGGGTATTCTCTGGAGCTCATCTTTTTCCAGAAACACCCAACTCTCCGAAAGCCCAAGCAGTTTTCGGTTTTGATTCCAGACTTCCGCCTTGTCTTTGCCGCCGAAAGGAGTTTCCAAAAGAATCCAGCCTCGGCCCGTTTTCGTTTTTTGGGAAAGCGAAAACAGCGAATCCTTCTTCGTATGAAAGAATACGATTTTGGATCCGTTCCAAAGCGAAATCTCCCGAATCGGCGGCGACCTTTGAAGGGGAAAACGACCCGCTGCGGTCCACAGTTCCGGGTTTTGTCCCGCGTAGAGGATCGACGTTTGAGAACGGTTCTTCAAACAAGAGAAAGCCCAAATCAAACAGGATTCGTCCTCCACAAAAACGCGGTTCAAGGGAGAATCCGTTTGCGATTCGCAAAATTTTTTTTTGGATTTTTGAAACGCCTTGGAAATCGTCTTGAATCCGTATTTGCACTTTCCCGAAAAGATAAGGGAATCTCCGTTTCGTAAGATAAAGAAGAATCGATTGTAAATGAGTTTCGTTTCGTTCGGAAACAGATCGGGAGAACGATACAAAAGAACGTGAAGTCCGATCGTAAAAACGAGGAACGATCCGCAAAGAATCGAATCGATCGTTTTCACGGAAAAGGTTCTCTTTTTTGAAAACGATTCTTTTGAAAGTCGGGATCGGAAAGAAAATTCTGAATTTTGAATGTTCTTATTTGCATCCGTTTTCAAGCGGAGTTTTTCCAAAAGCCATGCGAAAGCGAACACTTCGATGCAGAGTAAAACCCAGCCCGAAATTCCGATCGCCGCCGCGTCTCCCATTTCCCTGTAAAAACCCAGAGGTTCGGAAAGACGCTCCGAAAGATAAGCAAGAATAAAGATTAAGAATTCCGTAATGGACCAAAGCAGTTCGTTTAACAACGGAACGCCGGATTCCTGAACGCAGATGGAAAGATACAGAATCGGAAGAAGAATTCCCGCCAAAGGAACCACGAGCAGATTGAGTAGGATGGAACCGAAACTAAAAGAACCGAACGCAGACAATAAAACCGGCATGGTTCCGAGTCCGGCGGAAAAAGAGATCGATAGATTCTCCTTAAAAAAGAAGGAAAACCGATTCTCATCCGAAAGAAAGCGGAACAAGATCCGGATCGGATTCGAAAAAAGGAATATACCCGTTACGGCTCCGAACGAAAGAGAAAAGGAAACCGAATGAAATCGCAGCGGATCCGCGATCCATACGATCCAGGCCGAACCGAGAAGCAGATCGATCGGACGGAGTTTCCGGTAGAACAATCCTTGCAGGAGAAGCATTCCCGCAAAGATCCAAGCTCTTGCGAGGGAAACGGGATAACCGAGGGCGGAAAGATAAAGAAATCCGGTCAGCAACGGAAGGATTCTCGGCAAACGATGTCCAAGTATCGGAATTAAATTGAGAAGTCGAAATTGAACTCCCATCAGAATTCCAAGGTGCAAACCCGAGGCAGCGAACAAATGAAGAATTCCTCCTTCTTTCGCTTTCTCTTTGAAGTCTTTGGAAAGTTGTTTTGCTTCTCCGAAGAGTAAGCCCAACGCGATTCGATCGGCGTTCTTTTCCAAAGAGGCTTGTTTTAAATCGAATAGAACGCGTTCGCGAAATTCGTTCTGAAAGATCGCTTCCGGTTCGCCGAAGATCGTTCTTCGTTGCGGAGAAGATCCGGTTTGAGATCGATGCCGTTTTGTTTGGTTCGAGTATCGGTTCCGATTCTGACCGGGCGTTTTGGACGCCACCGAATTCGAACGTGATTCGGTGGTTACTGCGGGAGCGGGTCGTTCGAATTTCTCCGAATCGTTCCGAAACCGTTCGGGAAAAAACGTTAGGATAATTACATAAAATAAAATTCCAAAAATAGAATATTCGGAAATTCGAAATCTTGGTTTGAGAAACAATCTCGCCGAAAAGATCAAAAATAAGATTCCGACCGCAAGGAGGACGTGGTTCGGAAAAAGAAGGTTTGTTACGACCCCTAAGAGGGAGCCTAAGGAGAATTTGGAAAATCCGGAACAAGGAACCCAGTCTCGAAACAGTTTTTTCATACCCTAGACGGTTCTTGAAACCGTCGCTCAGGTCGTCGTTTCGGAAAAAATGGAAAGCTACGGGTTCTTAAAAACGATACATTCCGAGAGCGGAACGCACTTGATCCAAAACCGCGGTGATGGTCTTCTGCGCTTTTTCTTTCCCTTTTTTGAGAGCTTCTTCCGCGTAGGATTTGTCAGCCCCGATCTTTTCGCGTTCTTTTCGATACGGAGCGAAGTAATCCAGCGTATCCTGCAGAAGTTGCTTTTTTAAATCCCCGTATCCGGTTCCCGGAGTTAGAAACTTTTGTTTCAGGGCTTCTCTTCCTTGTGCGTCGAGAAAAAGGGAATGAATCGCGTAGATATGACTTTTGGAAGGATCTTTCGCTTCGTCGACTCCGGCGGAATCGGTCATAATCGACATTATGGATTTCTTAAGTTCTTTTTCGGAATCGAAGAAGTTGATCGTATTGCCGTACGACTTGGACATTTTTTGTCCGTCCGTTCCCGGTACGAGCGCGGTCGCTTCGTCGATTTCCGGTTCGGGAACTTTGAAAACGGGACCGACTTCGCGGTTGAAGCTCGAAGCGATGTCTCTCGCGTATTCAAGATGCTGTTTCTGATCCTTCCCGACGGGAACTCGATCGCTGTTAAAACCGAGAATGTCCGCGGCCATCAAAACGGGATAAAAGAAAAGACCGCCTCTCGGATGAAATCCTTTCGCGACCTTGTCTTTAAAAGAATGCGCGAGCTCCAATTGATTTACGCTGATCGAATGACTGAGATACCATGTGAGTTCGGTCACTTCGGGAACGGAAGATTGCAGCCAAAACGTGCAACGATCGGGATCGATTCCGAGCGCTAAAAAATCGCAGACGGCGTTGTATGTATTTTCCTTTTGTTTCTCTTTTGATGAGAAGGTGGTCAAAGAATGAAGATCCGCTACGAAACAAAATAAGTCCGTTGTTTCCTGATATTCTTTGAGTTTTCGAATGACGGAGAAAAAATTTCCTAAGTGAAGTTTGCCGGAGGGTTGGACTCCTGTAAGAATCCTCATGATTCCTCCATCCTTGTAGTTTCGTAAGCTTTACCAGCAAGCCTTTCGTATTCTTTCATCAATGAGCTGAGTTCCGCGTCTATTTTTTTGTGTAATGTCAGTTTGGTGATCGTGAATTTGTCCTTGTAGATCACGGCGTAGTTGTACAGAAGTTTTGCCATTTCCAAGAAGACGAAATCGAGCGTCTTTCCGTTCAATCGATTTCCCGAAACCACCGTCGAGTCGCAGTACGGAATGAATCTATGGAGAATTTTGATTTCTTCGATCACCTTTTCTTTGGAAACCAAAACCCGTTCGTTCAGCTTTCCGGAAGATTCGTATTGTTTAGCGAGGAGATGATTCTCCACGATGATGTTGATCTTTTCCGCGAACTTGCCCATAAACGCAGCGGCGTCTCCGAGAAGTTTTAAAAGATTCTGAGTGATCTGATCTTCGACTCCGGCGGTTGAAGTCGTATGTTCGTTGTAAGTCGCAAAGCTGTATTGAAAGCTCGGATACTTTTTGTTGAATGCGTCCAAAAGACGGAGCAGGTTGTTGATCTGTTCGATGTCGTTTTTGAAAAGACCGGGCAGCATGATGATGACGTCGCGGCTTTGATTCTTCGTTCCCACTTTAACGGTTCCTTCCAGAATCGGAGCATAGGAAGCCTGAAAGTCGCGCAACAAAAGATACATCAGTTTGTGGGGAGTTCCCTTAAAGGAAGACTTGATCGAAGCGGATTGCATGTTTTCCGGCACGTGGTTTTCGAAGTAGTCGTCCACGATCAAGTTCAGGAAGTCGAAGTTCATTCTTCCTTTATCGTCGATCCGGAAATATCTTTCTCTCAGATTCTGCAATTCTTCCTTGCGGTTGAGTCTTGTTTGAATGTCGTCCGCGAGACGGATCAGAGTCGTTTCCACTTCCTTGATGATATCCGAAGAACCTTGAAACTTCGTTTCGTTGATCGGAGGAACGTTGAGCTGCTGAACGATCTCTTCCCAAGTGATCATACGTTTGGTCGCTACGATGTGGAACGCGCGGATCGCATCGGACATTCTAGGTCTTCCGTTTTCGAGATTGAGTCCGTAGGAAAGTCCGGCCATGATCTGAGGCATTTTCGGAACCAGCTTCTCGTCCTTACGGATGAGTTCCGGAACCTGAGTCATGATGATGTCTTTCGAATCTTCGCGGCTCAGATGTCGTGCATAATAAAGTTCTAATTTAGTCGCGCGGTTCAAAAAGATTTCGGGAGAAATCTGATCGATGAACAAACTGTCCAACGAGATGATGCTGTTGAGAAGTTTATTAAAATTTAATACGACATTGTAGACGAGCGGCTTCCAATATCTCCAGCCTTGTTGTTCGCAGAAACGCAACGCTTGGATCGTTGCGATGATCTGATCTTCCTTCAGAAATTTGAAAAGGTTCTGAACGCCCGGAGCGATCTGAAGTTTTCTTCCTAAAAATCCTACGTCGATCGTTCCGGATTCTTTCGCAAACTTGTTGATGGCGGGATTTGCGCCGAACAAGTTCGCTAAAAAGCCGATGCTCGCTCCGCCGGAGGAAGAAGATTCGGTTCTGCGTGCGGGTTTGGATGCGGTTTTCGCGGAAGCAGCGGAACGATCGGAACCGCCCCTTTTGGATCGGTCTTCGTCGTCCGGCTTTTTTGGTTCGTCTTGTTTTTTCTTCTCGAACTCTTCGTCGACCTTCTTCATCAAATCGATACGAATGAAGATATCGTTCGACTTCTGAATGACTTCGTCGATTTGCTCCTGATGTTCGGGGCTTCTCTGTTTTCTATAGAGATCCGCAAAGATCTTGTGAGCGTCGGTCCTTGAGTTGAGAGACAAGAGAGATTATTCCTTTTCGTTTAACGGATTTTCGACGATTTGCGCGCTGGATGGAGCGCTGAAGTTAAACAAAGAAGCGGAAAGACCTACGTTCGTTTGAACGCCTGAAAAGCTGATCGAAGTGTATTCTCCGGATCCTCTGTGTTTCATTCTCAATGATTTCGGTGTGTTATCGGGGTTCATGGTTACTACGATTTCTTCGTACGATTTCGTAGGAGATTTCAAACGGATCGATCCGCCGACTTGAGAGACTTCTTCGTAACCGCTTAACAATCCGAAAACTCCGCCGGATGTTCCGCGAAGATCCTGTTTGCCTACGATCGCTCTTGCTGGAGAATAAAACCAAAGAAATCTTCCGTTGGAAGATACAACTCTGCCGTCTGAGAATTTGACGTGTAAATAGTTCGGTTTCTTATAGGAAAGTGTTCCGGAAATTTCGTTATTGATCGTTACGCTCGCTCTAAGGGAGGAAATTTCCCCCATTCTTCCTAAGAGTGCGTTGAGTCTGTCGCGTCCAGGGTCCCCTGAAACAGAAATGCCGCAGACTAAGATCAGTCCCGCGGCACCCGGGAGGATTCTCCTGATTTTCAAAAATGCCATAGTTTCAAACTATGGGCGAAGGTTGATTATCCAAGTACTTTTTTTGAATAAAAACTCATGCTCAACTCCCTAAATGCCGCCCCATAGGAAGGCATTTATGAGTTTCGGATTCGTTTCGCAGGTTGATTATCCAAGTACTTTTTTGAACTCAGCAGTCACCGCAGGAACTACCTCGAAGAGGTCGCCTACGATACCGTAAGTCGCAACTTTGAAGATCGGAGCGTCTCCGTCTTTGTTGATTGCAACGATATACTTGGAAGATCCCATCCCAGCTAAGTGCTGAATCGCGCCGGAAATACCGCAAGCGATGTAGCAGTTTGGAGAAACTGTTTTTCCGGTTTGTCCGACTTGGTGAGAGTGAGAAATCCAGCCAGCATCCACAGCCGCACGAGAAGCTCCGAGAGCCGCTCCGAGAGTGTCTGCAAGTTCTTGAAGAATCGGCCAGTTCTCTGGTCCTTTGATCCCGCGTCCGCCGGAAACGATGATGGAAGCTTCGGTCAACTGAACCTTAGAACCGCCGCTCAGATCGGTAGAAACGATTTTTACTTTTGCGTCGCCCGCAGAAGGAGAAGCCGCTTCCACAGCGCCCGCTCCGGCTTTTTGAGTGATTTCTTGAGAGTTCGGACGAACGGTGAAAACTTGGATCGCGCTCGTAACTTTGAAGTTTGCGTACGCTTTTCCGGAGTAGATCGGCTTTTTCGCTACGACCTTTCCTCCGTCAACGGAGAATCCCACAACGTCCGCGATGATTCCCGCTCCGACCTTTACGGCTACGCGAGGAGAATAATCTTTTCCTTGAGAAGTATGTGGAAGAAGAACTACCGCAGGGTTTTGCGCTTTTACGACTTCCGCAACAATCGTGGAATACGTTTCCGCGTTGTACTCTCCGGAGTTTACGGTGATGATCGTGTCCGCACCGACTGCAGCTAATTCAGGAGCGTGTTTTTCAACTCCGCTTCCGATGAGAAGAGCTACAACTTTTCCTCCGATAGAATCAGCGATTTTTCTACCTGCGGAAGTGATTTCTCTGGAGATCTTTTTGAGTTCTCCGTCTTTCAATTCGCCAACAATTAATACGTTGCTCACTGGTGTTCTCCTTATATAACCTTAGCTTCTTCTCTGAGAGCTTTAACGAGTTGAGATGCGAAACCGTTCGCGTCAGCCGCTTCCAGTTTTCTACCTGGAATTCTTGGCGGAGGAGGTTCGAGTCCAACAACTTCGATTTTGCTAGCAGGGCTTCCGAGATCCGCAGCGGATTTCGTTTCAACCGGCTTTTTCTTAGCAGTCATGATTCCTTTGAGAGAAGGATAACGAGGTTCGTTCAATCCTTTTTGCGCCGTAAGAGCGACAGGAGTGGAAGTTTCAACGGTTTGAGTTCCGCCTTCTACTTCTTTCGTAGCTTTTACCGCAGTTCCGTTGATTTCAAGGCTAACCGCGAAAGCAACGTGAGGAATGGAAAGAAGTTCCGCAACTTGAACCACTACTTGAGAAGAATCCGTATCGATGGATTGTCTTCCTCCGATGATTACGTCCGCGTTTTCCGCTTTCGCGAAGTTTGCGATCAGTTCAGCGGTGTTGTTCGTGTCGAAAGGAACGTAGTTGTCAACCTTGATGTGAACCGCACGGTCTGCGCCCATTGCGTAAGCGGTTCTAAGAGCCTCAACGACTCTGTCCGGTCCGAGGGAAACGGCGATTACTTCTCCGCCGTGCTTTTCGCGCAGTCTGATCCCTTCCTCGATAGCAAATTCATCATAGGGAGAGATAATCCATTTGATTCCGGCTTCGTTGATGGATTTATCCCCTACTTTAATACTGGTTTCGGTGTCAGGTACCTGTTTCACTAATACGATGATTTTCATTAAATGGGTACTCCAAAAAAATTAGTGCTGTTAAACACAAAAATCTTGTGTCTATGTCGTGCAAACCACTTTTTCGACGGGTCTAAGCGGCTTCTTCGGTCGAAAGCAGATATTTCAACCAGTAATAGGTCCAGATCATAAATCCGATTACGATCAGAACGTTTGCGTCCGTCTTTATGAAAAACGCAAGTCCCCAAAATAGGGGCAAAAGCATCCAGGCACAAAGAGACAGAAGCAGAAAAAGCGATTCTTTTTGAAAGGGAGAATTCAGAGCGTCTTGGAATCGGGAACGAATCGAGGACAATCGGAACGGATTTCCCGTGTTTCCTTTTTGAGCCGCGCTCTTATAATATAGAAATAAAAAAAGTCCACAAAGGATTGTCAAAATGAGAGCGTAGATCATAAGATAGTTTTTGGAAAACAAAGATTCTCTGTCGAGCTGTTTTAGTCGTGGGGAAAAGGATATTAGAGAAGAGGACAATATGAGAGCTATACTTGAAAAACCGAATGATTTATACAACCCGACTGAGAACCACCTCGCTCTTCGGGAGAACGTAGCGAAATTCGCGAAAGAGAACATGGATACTCAGGCGAAGGAGAATGACGATCACGAAACGTTCAATCTTCCTTTGTTTAAACGATTGGGTGCCGAACTGGGACTTTTCGGAGTAACGGTTCCGGAAGAAGACGGGGGAATGGGATTGGACGCGGTCGCCGCGGTGATCATCCACGAGGAAATGTCCGCTTACGATCCCGGATTTATGCTGTCGTATCTGGCTCACGAAGTTCTATTCGTAAACAATTTCTATCACA
Proteins encoded:
- the rsmA gene encoding 16S rRNA (adenine(1518)-N(6)/adenine(1519)-N(6))-dimethyltransferase RsmA, with protein sequence MSSREYPFRKVTEIRKFLESRSSAPLKKWGQNFLIDPNAIQTILSCLSSDLVTRIDRILEIGPGLGAISHGLLEFQRPVTLFEIDPVYANWLREYLPEFELREGDALDFLPEYSRESVYLFGNLPYYISSELTLSAVKNLKGLKGAAFLVQKEFAKRISNEPSSIRFYLSAYGNWSLKKDIKAGAFYPRPNVDSSILEFKAAPVFPNEFGFTALECLCRTAFWGKRKKLTSSFRDAPIASLPNEVQTSKLFSEESFRSECFQALEKAEIDLDKRPEELQAREFHKAAEFLSAYILKILNVT
- a CDS encoding LolA family protein; this encodes MAFLKIRRILPGAAGLILVCGISVSGDPGRDRLNALLGRMGEISSLRASVTINNEISGTLSYKKPNYLHVKFSDGRVVSSNGRFLWFYSPARAIVGKQDLRGTSGGVFGLLSGYEEVSQVGGSIRLKSPTKSYEEIVVTMNPDNTPKSLRMKHRGSGEYTSISFSGVQTNVGLSASLFNFSAPSSAQIVENPLNEKE
- a CDS encoding electron transfer flavoprotein subunit beta/FixA family protein, producing MKIIVLVKQVPDTETSIKVGDKSINEAGIKWIISPYDEFAIEEGIRLREKHGGEVIAVSLGPDRVVEALRTAYAMGADRAVHIKVDNYVPFDTNNTAELIANFAKAENADVIIGGRQSIDTDSSQVVVQVAELLSIPHVAFAVSLEINGTAVKATKEVEGGTQTVETSTPVALTAQKGLNEPRYPSLKGIMTAKKKPVETKSAADLGSPASKIEVVGLEPPPPRIPGRKLEAADANGFASQLVKALREEAKVI
- a CDS encoding ComEC/Rec2 family competence protein, yielding MKKLFRDWVPCSGFSKFSLGSLLGVVTNLLFPNHVLLAVGILFLIFSARLFLKPRFRISEYSIFGILFYVIILTFFPERFRNDSEKFERPAPAVTTESRSNSVASKTPGQNRNRYSNQTKRHRSQTGSSPQRRTIFGEPEAIFQNEFRERVLFDLKQASLEKNADRIALGLLFGEAKQLSKDFKEKAKEGGILHLFAASGLHLGILMGVQFRLLNLIPILGHRLPRILPLLTGFLYLSALGYPVSLARAWIFAGMLLLQGLFYRKLRPIDLLLGSAWIVWIADPLRFHSVSFSLSFGAVTGIFLFSNPIRILFRFLSDENRFSFFFKENLSISFSAGLGTMPVLLSAFGSFSFGSILLNLLVVPLAGILLPILYLSICVQESGVPLLNELLWSITEFLIFILAYLSERLSEPLGFYREMGDAAAIGISGWVLLCIEVFAFAWLLEKLRLKTDANKNIQNSEFSFRSRLSKESFSKKRTFSVKTIDSILCGSFLVFTIGLHVLLYRSPDLFPNETKLIYNRFFFILRNGDSLIFSGKCKYGFKTISKAFQKSKKKFCESQTDSPLNRVFVEDESCLIWAFSCLKNRSQTSILYAGQNPELWTAAGRFPLQRSPPIREISLWNGSKIVFFHTKKDSLFSLSQKTKTGRGWILLETPFGGKDKAEVWNQNRKLLGLSESWVFLEKDELQRIPISEGY
- a CDS encoding LIC10362 family protein, which encodes MFSKNYLMIYALILTILCGLFLFLYYKSAAQKGNTGNPFRLSSIRSRFQDALNSPFQKESLFLLLSLCAWMLLPLFWGLAFFIKTDANVLIVIGFMIWTYYWLKYLLSTEEAA
- a CDS encoding electron transfer flavoprotein subunit alpha/FixB family protein; the encoded protein is MSNVLIVGELKDGELKKISREITSAGRKIADSIGGKVVALLIGSGVEKHAPELAAVGADTIITVNSGEYNAETYSTIVAEVVKAQNPAVVLLPHTSQGKDYSPRVAVKVGAGIIADVVGFSVDGGKVVAKKPIYSGKAYANFKVTSAIQVFTVRPNSQEITQKAGAGAVEAASPSAGDAKVKIVSTDLSGGSKVQLTEASIIVSGGRGIKGPENWPILQELADTLGAALGASRAAVDAGWISHSHQVGQTGKTVSPNCYIACGISGAIQHLAGMGSSKYIVAINKDGDAPIFKVATYGIVGDLFEVVPAVTAEFKKVLG
- the trpS gene encoding tryptophan--tRNA ligase — translated: MRILTGVQPSGKLHLGNFFSVIRKLKEYQETTDLFCFVADLHSLTTFSSKEKQKENTYNAVCDFLALGIDPDRCTFWLQSSVPEVTELTWYLSHSISVNQLELAHSFKDKVAKGFHPRGGLFFYPVLMAADILGFNSDRVPVGKDQKQHLEYARDIASSFNREVGPVFKVPEPEIDEATALVPGTDGQKMSKSYGNTINFFDSEKELKKSIMSIMTDSAGVDEAKDPSKSHIYAIHSLFLDAQGREALKQKFLTPGTGYGDLKKQLLQDTLDYFAPYRKEREKIGADKSYAEEALKKGKEKAQKTITAVLDQVRSALGMYRF